A segment of the Sphingobacterium oryzagri genome:
AACTAAGCTATGGGTCGAAAGGTAGCCATTATTGGAGCTGGTTTCTCCGGCTTATCGGCAGCCTGCTATTTAGCAGCTTCGGGGCATGAAGTGCACATTTTTGAGAAAAACGAGCAGGTAGGGGGTCGTGCGCGGCAGTTTACTACGCCCGAAGGATTTCGTTTTGATATGGGCCCTAGTTGGTACTGGATGCCTGATGTCTTGGAAGAATTTTTTGCCGATTTCGGTCATACTGTAGCTGAATTTTACAAATTGACAGCACTCAACCCGCAGTTTGAGATGGTTTTTGAAAAAAATACGGTTGATGTGCCAGCTAACACGGCTGCTATGCGTGCACTTTTTGAAGATATTGAACCAGGCGCAGGCGTAAAGTTCGACCGATTTATGGAAGCTGCTAAGTATAAATATGAGGTAGGAATGAAAGATTTTGTAACGAAACCTTGTCATTCTTGGTTGGAATTTATGGATCTTAAGATAGTAAAAAGCGCTTGGAAACTTAATCTATTGACCGATTTTAGGCGTTATGTACGTCAATATTTCACCGATTCGAGGCTGGTTGCGCTCATGGAATTTCCGGTTATCTTTCTGGGTGCGGCACCCAAAGATATTCCGGCCATGTACAGCTTGATGAACTATGGCGGCTACGGCCTGGGCACCTGGTATCCCGACGGCGGCTTTGTGAAAGTGGCTCAAGCTATGGCACAGGTTGCCACGCGTTTGGGCGTGCAAATTCACCTGCATGCATCAGTAGATCGTGTGCTCCTGGAAGCTGACCAAGCAGTGGGATTGCAGATAAACGGGGAAATTATTCCTTGTGATTATGTGATCGGCTCGGCAGACTACCAGCACGTAGAAAGTTTGCTGCCTGTGCGCTATCGAAATTATACCGATCGTTACTGGGAGCAACGCACCTTTGCGCCTTCCTGCCTGATTTACTACCTGGGTTTTTCCGAGAAAATTCCCGGATTGCGGCATCATACACTTTTTTTTGAGCATCCGCTTGAAGAACATGTTCGCCATATTTACGAAGATAAAAGTTGGCCAGAGAAACCTTTATTCTATGTATGCTGTCCTTCTAAAACAGATGCACATGTTGCTCCGGGAGGCGGCGAGAATGTTTTCTTGCTGATGCCTATTGCTACAGGGCTTGACGATGCGGAAGACCGGCGTGAATACTATTTCGAAGAGATGATTAATCGTTTGGAAAAGCATACGTGCAGCAGTGACCTGCGCGACAAGTTACTATATAAGCGCAGCTATTGCGTGCAAGATTTTAAGGAAGATTATCATGCCTATCAAGGAAATGCCTACGGCCTGGCAAATACCTTAGGGCAAACGGCGGTTTGGAAACCTGCCATAAAAAATAAACGGGTTAAAAACCTTTTTTACACAGGACAGCTAACCGTGCCTGGGCCGGGCGTTCCGCCTGCGATTATTTCGGGGAAGATCGTCGCACAAGAAATTAACAATATAAACCAACCACGCCATGAAAAAATTGTTTGACGAACTCGCTTTTCAAATCAGTAAAGAAACGACAAAAAAGTACAGCACCAGTTTTTCATTGGGCATACTAGCGCTAGACGCCGCCATCAGGCCGGCCATCTACGCTATATATGGTTTTGTGCGTTTGGCAGATGAAATTGTAGATAGCTTTCACGGTTATGATCGGCGTAAACTGCTTGATCGCTTAAAAGATGAAACCGACTATGCCCTGGAACATGGCATATCGGTCAATCCGATTTTACAGTCTTTTCAGGAAACGTACCATCGGTATGGACTGGAAAGAAAACTGGTCGATCAATTCATGGAAAGCATGGCGATGGATCTTGAGCAAATTGATTATAACGACGAGCGTTATAGTTATTATATTCTTGGTTCGGCCGAAGTGGTTGGACTGATGTGCCTGCATGTATTCGTAGATGGCGACAAGGAGAAATTTGCTTCGTTAAAGCCGTTTGCGATGAAATTGGGTTCGGCTTTTCAAAAAGTTAATTTTTTACGCGATCTGCGCGATGACTATCGAACGCTGGGCCGCACCTATTTTCCAAATGTCGATATGGGTGATTTTAACAACGAAATGAAAATTCAGATCGAAGCAGATATTGCTGCTGAATTTCGGGAGGCGCTATCCGGCATCAAGCGTTTACCGTCGTCTTCTAAATTCGGCGTATACTTGGCCTACCGCTACTATTTGTCGCTGTTTCGCAAGATAAAAAATACCTCCGCACAGCATATTCTAAACCAACGGGTACGGATACCTAACGGGCGGAAGATTTCCTTGATGATGAGCAGCTATGTGCAGTATAAAATGGCCATATTGTAAACCTGAAAACGTATGGGAAAGATATGATATATACATTAGAACGCAGTCAACTACTTTCGTGTAGCTTGGCTGAAGCATGGACTTTTTTTACTGATCCAAATAATCTAGCGAAGATTACGCCGCCCGAATTGTCGTTTCGCGTGCTCGACGATTTTTCGGATCAGCCAAGCATTTACGAAGGTATGCTGATCAACTACCACGTATCGCCTCTTTTTGGTATCCGTTTAAAATGGCAAACGGAGATTACGCATGTGAATGAAGGGATAAGTTTTGTTGATACGCAAAAAAAAGGACCGTATAAGCTATGGGAGCATCGACACGAGTTTATACAGGAAGGAGATTTCGTGCGAATGAACGATAGGGTGCGTTATCGGATGCCTTTCGGCTTTTTGGGCAGCATAGCACACGGCTTGATCGTGAAGAAAAAATTGCAACATATTTTCGACTATCGTTATCGCGTATTGGACAACCTCTTAAATAAACAAGCGCATGATTAATTTTGGTATTGTCTTATTGGTATTTGTGCTGATGGAGGGGTTCACCTGGATCATTCATAAGTACGTGATGCATGGCTTTATGTGGCGCTGGCATGCTGATCACCATGATCCAAGACACGAACATCGCCTGGAAAAAAACGATTACTTTTTCGTCGTTTTTGCTATTCCGGCCATCATCCTGTTGTATATAGGGAGTACGCAAGGTTACAACATCACATTTTTTATCGGATTAGGTATAGCGCTCTACGGTATGGCTTACTTCTTTGTACACGATATTTTCATTCACCAACGGGTTCCTTTTTTGAAGAATACCAAAAATCCGTACTTGAAGGCTATACGTCGTG
Coding sequences within it:
- a CDS encoding phytoene desaturase family protein, with product MGRKVAIIGAGFSGLSAACYLAASGHEVHIFEKNEQVGGRARQFTTPEGFRFDMGPSWYWMPDVLEEFFADFGHTVAEFYKLTALNPQFEMVFEKNTVDVPANTAAMRALFEDIEPGAGVKFDRFMEAAKYKYEVGMKDFVTKPCHSWLEFMDLKIVKSAWKLNLLTDFRRYVRQYFTDSRLVALMEFPVIFLGAAPKDIPAMYSLMNYGGYGLGTWYPDGGFVKVAQAMAQVATRLGVQIHLHASVDRVLLEADQAVGLQINGEIIPCDYVIGSADYQHVESLLPVRYRNYTDRYWEQRTFAPSCLIYYLGFSEKIPGLRHHTLFFEHPLEEHVRHIYEDKSWPEKPLFYVCCPSKTDAHVAPGGGENVFLLMPIATGLDDAEDRREYYFEEMINRLEKHTCSSDLRDKLLYKRSYCVQDFKEDYHAYQGNAYGLANTLGQTAVWKPAIKNKRVKNLFYTGQLTVPGPGVPPAIISGKIVAQEINNINQPRHEKIV
- a CDS encoding phytoene/squalene synthase family protein, which encodes MKKLFDELAFQISKETTKKYSTSFSLGILALDAAIRPAIYAIYGFVRLADEIVDSFHGYDRRKLLDRLKDETDYALEHGISVNPILQSFQETYHRYGLERKLVDQFMESMAMDLEQIDYNDERYSYYILGSAEVVGLMCLHVFVDGDKEKFASLKPFAMKLGSAFQKVNFLRDLRDDYRTLGRTYFPNVDMGDFNNEMKIQIEADIAAEFREALSGIKRLPSSSKFGVYLAYRYYLSLFRKIKNTSAQHILNQRVRIPNGRKISLMMSSYVQYKMAIL
- a CDS encoding SRPBCC family protein, coding for MIYTLERSQLLSCSLAEAWTFFTDPNNLAKITPPELSFRVLDDFSDQPSIYEGMLINYHVSPLFGIRLKWQTEITHVNEGISFVDTQKKGPYKLWEHRHEFIQEGDFVRMNDRVRYRMPFGFLGSIAHGLIVKKKLQHIFDYRYRVLDNLLNKQAHD
- a CDS encoding sterol desaturase family protein, whose product is MINFGIVLLVFVLMEGFTWIIHKYVMHGFMWRWHADHHDPRHEHRLEKNDYFFVVFAIPAIILLYIGSTQGYNITFFIGLGIALYGMAYFFVHDIFIHQRVPFLKNTKNPYLKAIRRAHKQHHKHINKEDGECFGFLWVPVQYFKMYFHKK